The genomic interval AAATGTGCAGAACATTGTCAAGCAGTTCCTATGGAAGGCCGCACATGATATACTACCTACAAGAGAAAACCTCTACAGGAAGAAGATATTAGAGTCAGATTTGTGTCCAGTCTATGAGAGGGAAACAGAAACTACAATACATGCACTTTGGAGTTGTCCTACTTCTAATGATATAAGGTGTGAGGGAAACAATCCAGTTAAAAAATGGGTGAGTATGGAGATATATTTTTTGGAGCTTTGGAAGAGATTACACGAAAGATTAGCAAGTGAGGAGATTTAGTTGATAGCATACACCATGAGGAGAATATGGTTAAGAAGGAATGCCCTTTTGTTTGAAAACAGATTTGACCATCCAAACAAAGTATGCAAAATTTTAGTCTAGCACAAAACTCCAGACAGAATGGAGACCAGCCGGGAAAAGTAGAGAGGCAACAAACAAGATGGAAAAAACCACCTGAGTTGATATATAAAGTCAACTGGGATGCTACAGTTGATTCAAAGAGTAATAAGGGGGGAATTGGAGTTGTGATAAGAAATAGTGATGGTGAGTTGATTGCTTCTCTATGTCAAAATATAAACCACTCTATTACACCTGCTGTAGCTGAAGCTTGTGCACTTAGAAGGACAGTATTCTTGTGTCAAGAGTTAGGCATACCTGATGTTATGTTTGAAGCTGATTCAAGGGAGGTAGTTATGGCTGCAAATAGCAAAGAGATTATTAATACTAGTTTTGGGGTTGTGACTGAAGATGTGCAAAGTTTGCTTGAAAATCATCAAAACTGGAACATTTGTTTTACTTATAGAGAAGTAAATAACGTAGTTCATTTGTTAGCTAATCATGCTATGTCTTTATCTGGTGAGAGAGTGTGGATTGATGAGGGGGGCTATGTAAATAATCCCTTCAGTTTTGAAGGAATAATATTGTACTGATCAAATGCTATTCAATAAAGGCACTATATtggattttcataaataattattgagtaatgctagatacagtcgtGCAGTGTGTAAACGttgtgcaatcattttgaaaaagtgtggaatccactattaaaaaattagattttttttttcaagtgagtccagtatttactcactttttcaaaaagattgcaTGACACCTgtgcactcacgactgcaaatatcatttctcataattatTTGTTGCATGTAACATAAGAGTGTAcaagtaatactagatacaataATGAGTTATGCAAGCACCAcacactctttttgaaaaagtttggttctatcattaaaaaattaattttttcatatggatctcatatttattcatttttttttaaaagggatgCGCAACGTTTGTGCATTcaataactacaaatatcatttttttttactttgttgCCTCAATTTATCTTCCAGAGCATGCAGAATCCATTAGGTTTACATCTATTCGTGGATAAGAACAATATTACCTCAAGTTCTCAACCAACATTTCTTGAGAAGCACTGGCCAAGGGCCCAGAATGAACTTGGAACGTGGGCcatagggttttctttttcatactGAGGCCCAAATATGCCATGTGAAAACCGATGGGCTTCATACTGGACCCTTGGACCCCGATTATTCGGGTATATAAGTCCTCGGAGCTTGCCGTCAAGCAAGTTTGCGAGCAAAGCAAAGATCGAAGGCAAACATGCCAAGACGAAAAAAAGCTTCAAAAAAACACACGGATATCTCAAAAGCAAGCTCTGTTCCTCCTCAAAATCAAGAGTACGACACTTTTTCTGCCATGGGTTTCTTTTCTAATACTCAGTTCTTCTTCTTACTTGTTGTGGATGAATGCTAACTCTGGTAGCGTCTTCATATATGCAGTTGTTACGAAGGGGAACGTCTCGCTAGTCTGCTAAAATCGATTCGGAGGTTAAACTTCGAACCCAATACCATATttctatgttttctttttttcctatttttctgAGGTCTTGTTTGATTTAATTTGTTAATGGTATAATACTCTTATCATGCTTCAATTTACTCTTTTGTTGACGTACGTGAATTGGGTCTGCCTCTCAGTCCAAGTGGTGTTGTTGAGGCTCTATCAAATTTACGTCGTTTAGTCTATGAATTCAGATTCTCATTCACTAGTAGTCATCAATGTGATGGAAACATTGTACAGGGAGACAGAGACAGCAAGACTCTTGGATGGGAACTCCTTACCTGAAAAAGTATGGTTCAAGGTTTGCTTtccgatttttcgattttgTGTTTGGTTATACATTGTTAACTTCACCATTAAAAGTACTTCTTCCTCTGATAGATGTGCGTTTCTCTTTGTTTTAGCAACAGTTCTCAATTGGGGTCAATGATGTCACTCGCGTCCTTGAACGCATGGCACCAATACCTCAAGTGGGAAGCTATCCTGCTCAGCCCCATTCAATCAGCAGCAATCGTAAAGTGTCTTCATTTCAGCTTCAGGTTGGTCACCTTTTGATTGGTTTCTTGTGCGGTGAAATTCCTCGTTTATCTAACATTGTGGAATCATATCCAAACTTGAGGgattaaaatgaaaagatgGTGAATGTGATCTTACATTTTTTGGAAGggaaatattcaaatattattgcAGATTATTATAATTTCGACAAACTGTAATTGTAagattgactagttcttttggaacATAAATCCTAACGTGGTTTGGACTTTTCTTGAATTGTTGGAAATTGTATCGAAATTAATTTCAACTAGAGGTATGAGAATTGAATTGTGCCACCTACAACAGAATGACATGGCTGTTGTTTATAACAGTTTTAAGAGAACTCAATTATAACACTAACTAGTCTTTTTGAAATACACGTCCGAATAGATATGACTTGAAATTTCTGTTATTAAATCTAATGTAATATATCAAGACCTTGTTTGGATACTTCTTGGTTAATCTAATGTAGCGATCACTCTTCCTGCCCATTAAACATTCATTTTCCAATACATATTTCTATTCCGACATATATAATGCATTTAGTTTTGCGTTTGTAGGCCGTGTTGCTA from Juglans microcarpa x Juglans regia isolate MS1-56 chromosome 4S, Jm3101_v1.0, whole genome shotgun sequence carries:
- the LOC121263332 gene encoding uncharacterized protein LOC121263332, whose translation is MPRRKKASKKHTDISKASSVPPQNQDCYEGERLASLLKSIRRETETARLLDGNSLPEKVWFKQQFSIGVNDVTRVLERMAPIPQVGSYPAQPHSISSNRKVSSFQLQAVLLASDCNPRWLTKHLPSLASSRRVPLIYVKDKKGGSLRLGELVKLRTAIAIGVKATGNAINELFGKILHGDEINRETKCLNTNEMPDAAVSDT